In a single window of the Roseofilum reptotaenium CS-1145 genome:
- a CDS encoding acyl carrier protein — MQVQNSTSEQTQTEQSPVEVLQTWLVNQLAEVLSKKPDEIDVSESLTRYGLDSIDAVTLVGDLEDWLDLDDVELPSTLFWDHPTIENAAQYLVSEFDISDLDSSEGEEAKAAPAEKTKKSGWGGFFKGK; from the coding sequence ATGCAAGTTCAAAATTCTACGTCCGAACAAACTCAAACTGAACAATCACCTGTTGAAGTGCTGCAAACTTGGCTGGTTAACCAGTTAGCTGAAGTATTGTCTAAAAAACCAGACGAAATTGATGTTAGCGAATCTCTAACTCGCTATGGTTTAGATTCCATTGATGCGGTAACCTTAGTGGGAGACTTAGAAGATTGGCTAGATCTAGATGATGTAGAATTACCCTCTACTCTATTTTGGGATCACCCCACCATTGAAAATGCAGCCCAATATTTAGTATCTGAATTTGATATTTCTGACTTGGATAGTTCAGAGGGAGAAGAAGCCAAGGCGGCACCAGCAGAAAAAACGAAGAAATCAGGCTGGGGTGGATTCTTTAAAGGTAAGTAA
- a CDS encoding acyl-CoA dehydrogenase family protein — MQQLKQYCLAEKLEQALGNPESPDNIMSYKQVVDIDESEAFPHEQVNWLYDWKLQNYYVPQQYGGEFTSFEEFVAIVRVLCRRDQTIGIAFTTMFWSFITWMAGTPEQKAWLSNYMRNENGAMCLGYSEREHGADLTGGDLSAKKVDGGYLLNGEKWPINRATISGVSYILAKTEDSAAARSLSLFMVEKSRLNPDQYYNLPKILTHGIRASDMSGIGFKDCFVPDDMLLKEEGAGLELALKGFQITRTLCSAFSHGAADTALRTTLKFALSRAVYGTTVFQMPQPRHTLVNAFLDLLICECETIASARGFHVVPQQFSVWAAVVKYFVTIQLENMINDISVVLGSRFYMREEHDSGIFQKVLRDNLIISVFDGSSVVNLHALLLQFRQISKSRSRRNDTKMEQIGQRLNTIFALDQELPKFEPEKLELVGRGADDVLQGLEITLGQLKMLKEKNAVSPEIIEPVIALTQAILEELDAHDQFIANSAFEYGHNQSPELFELAKKYCTLHAAASCVQMWVYNRENLDEFFAEGKWLILSLNRLLAPFGRSHPVPAPYMETVAQQLVKLYEQKQMFSIVPFQLATL; from the coding sequence ATGCAGCAACTGAAACAATATTGCCTAGCTGAAAAGCTAGAACAGGCTCTGGGGAATCCAGAATCTCCCGATAATATCATGTCCTATAAACAGGTCGTTGATATTGATGAATCAGAAGCATTTCCCCATGAGCAAGTAAACTGGCTCTATGACTGGAAACTTCAGAACTACTATGTTCCCCAGCAATATGGGGGTGAGTTTACCTCCTTTGAAGAGTTTGTTGCTATTGTTCGGGTCTTATGTCGCAGAGACCAAACCATTGGTATTGCCTTTACAACCATGTTTTGGTCATTTATTACCTGGATGGCCGGTACTCCAGAGCAAAAAGCTTGGTTATCGAATTACATGAGAAATGAAAATGGTGCCATGTGTCTTGGTTATTCCGAACGGGAACATGGGGCTGATTTAACAGGAGGAGACCTCAGTGCCAAGAAAGTCGATGGTGGTTACCTCTTAAACGGAGAAAAATGGCCGATTAACCGGGCAACCATTTCTGGTGTTTCTTACATTTTAGCCAAAACAGAGGACAGTGCAGCAGCCAGAAGCCTGTCCCTATTTATGGTAGAGAAAAGCCGTCTAAATCCCGATCAGTATTACAATTTGCCCAAAATTTTGACCCATGGAATTCGGGCATCAGATATGAGTGGTATTGGGTTCAAAGATTGCTTTGTTCCTGATGATATGCTCTTGAAAGAAGAAGGTGCCGGATTAGAGTTAGCCCTGAAAGGATTCCAAATTACGCGCACCTTGTGTTCTGCATTTTCCCATGGAGCCGCAGACACAGCTTTGAGAACTACCCTAAAATTTGCCCTCTCACGGGCGGTTTATGGAACAACTGTTTTCCAGATGCCCCAACCCCGCCATACTTTGGTCAATGCATTTTTGGATCTTCTCATCTGTGAGTGTGAAACGATCGCCTCAGCTAGGGGATTTCATGTTGTCCCCCAACAATTCAGTGTTTGGGCAGCCGTCGTCAAGTATTTCGTCACCATTCAACTGGAGAATATGATTAATGATATCTCCGTGGTGTTGGGTTCACGATTCTATATGCGTGAAGAACATGATTCGGGGATTTTCCAGAAAGTTTTACGAGACAATTTAATTATTAGTGTATTTGATGGCAGTAGTGTCGTGAATCTCCATGCCTTGCTGCTCCAATTTCGTCAAATTTCTAAATCTAGATCCAGACGAAATGACACTAAAATGGAACAAATTGGTCAGCGTCTGAATACGATCTTTGCCTTAGATCAAGAGCTTCCTAAGTTTGAACCAGAGAAATTAGAATTAGTTGGCCGTGGGGCGGATGATGTTCTACAAGGCTTAGAAATTACTTTAGGCCAGCTTAAGATGCTGAAAGAGAAAAATGCAGTCAGCCCAGAAATTATTGAACCCGTGATTGCCTTGACTCAAGCTATTCTTGAGGAGCTTGATGCCCACGATCAATTCATTGCTAACTCAGCCTTTGAATATGGTCACAATCAATCCCCAGAACTGTTTGAGTTGGCGAAAAAATATTGCACCTTACATGCAGCAGCTTCATGTGTGCAGATGTGGGTTTATAATCGGGAAAACCTAGATGAGTTTTTCGCTGAGGGCAAATGGCTGATTCTAAGCCTAAATCGACTGTTAGCCCCCTTCGGGCGATCGCATCCGGTTCCTGCTCCCTATATGGAAACCGTTGCCCAGCAACTCGTTAAGCTGTATGAACAGAAACAAATGTTCTCTATTGTTCCTTTCCAACTAGCAACTCTCTAA
- a CDS encoding fatty acyl-AMP ligase: MSVEVENSISPTLKYATVIECLRDLAVNKPDQLAYVFLADGKKETDPLTYRLLQQQVQAIAAYLQQHQASGERALLLYPQGVDVVAAFLGCLYSGAIAIPVPPPESGRLKRTLPRLRAIIQDAQASLVLTTTQIQSLMAEGSEEFPELETLQWIDTSTISLDLANQWEDPQVTSETLAYLQYTSGSTSTPKGVMLSHSNLMHHCGYLQRACGYDTNSISVTWMPYFHDYGLVEGMMVPLFNATPCYIMSPFSFIKQPLRWLQAMSKYKATHSQAPNFAYHLCVRRVKPKQLETLDLSSWEAAGNAAEPINPEVMRTFYETFESCGFRWNTFAPSYGLAENTLLVSTKPKLTDPVFLPVDTAELEQNRVVTASPDEEGVRIYPSCGRLVCETEVAIVEPSTLTRCNEQTVGEIWVKDPSVAQGYWQRPEATKETFQAYIKDTQEGPFLRTGDLGFLHEGEIYITGRIKDLIIIHGTNHYPQDLEWTVQGLHPDLRSDYGAAFSIEAKGQEQLVIVQEVKRKAQNFDTEKVMGDIRQAISEIHEIQPYAIVLAKAGNILKTASGKIQRRACRSNFLEGNLTVVADWCENPKFSITYRNLQSEVDSLASELQSQSQS; encoded by the coding sequence ATGAGTGTAGAAGTGGAAAACTCTATATCCCCAACTCTCAAGTATGCGACTGTAATTGAGTGTTTGCGGGACTTGGCAGTTAACAAGCCAGATCAATTAGCCTATGTATTTTTAGCGGATGGTAAAAAAGAAACAGACCCATTAACGTATCGTTTGTTGCAGCAGCAAGTCCAGGCGATCGCCGCTTACTTGCAGCAGCATCAAGCCTCAGGGGAACGCGCTCTGTTACTATACCCTCAAGGGGTAGACGTAGTGGCGGCATTCCTCGGTTGTTTATATTCGGGTGCGATCGCCATTCCCGTTCCCCCTCCAGAATCTGGTCGCCTCAAACGCACCCTTCCCAGACTACGAGCCATTATCCAAGATGCCCAAGCTTCTCTGGTACTAACGACGACACAAATTCAGTCCTTAATGGCGGAAGGCTCGGAAGAGTTTCCCGAACTTGAAACCCTGCAATGGATTGATACCTCAACCATTTCCCTAGACCTTGCGAACCAATGGGAAGACCCTCAAGTCACCTCAGAGACCCTAGCCTACCTGCAATACACATCCGGCTCAACCTCAACCCCCAAGGGGGTAATGCTTAGCCACAGCAACTTAATGCATCACTGCGGCTATCTGCAAAGAGCCTGTGGATATGATACCAACAGTATCAGCGTTACCTGGATGCCCTACTTCCATGACTATGGCTTGGTAGAAGGAATGATGGTTCCTTTATTTAACGCCACCCCCTGCTACATCATGTCGCCCTTTTCCTTCATTAAACAACCCTTGCGGTGGTTGCAAGCCATGTCCAAGTACAAGGCGACTCATAGCCAAGCTCCTAACTTTGCTTATCACCTCTGTGTACGCCGGGTTAAGCCCAAGCAACTCGAAACTCTTGATTTAAGCTCTTGGGAAGCCGCCGGGAATGCGGCAGAACCGATTAACCCAGAAGTCATGCGCACCTTTTATGAAACCTTTGAATCCTGTGGGTTTCGCTGGAATACCTTTGCCCCTTCCTATGGTTTAGCCGAAAATACCCTCTTAGTATCAACAAAACCCAAACTCACCGATCCCGTATTTCTCCCTGTAGATACAGCCGAACTAGAACAAAATCGGGTAGTGACGGCTTCACCAGATGAAGAAGGAGTAAGAATCTATCCCTCCTGTGGTCGCTTAGTATGTGAAACTGAAGTGGCGATCGTTGAGCCGAGTACCTTAACCCGATGCAATGAGCAAACTGTTGGGGAAATTTGGGTCAAAGATCCCAGCGTCGCTCAGGGATATTGGCAGCGGCCAGAAGCCACAAAAGAAACCTTCCAAGCCTATATTAAAGATACCCAAGAAGGGCCTTTTCTACGCACGGGTGACTTAGGATTCCTCCATGAAGGAGAGATTTATATTACAGGTCGAATCAAAGATCTGATTATTATTCACGGGACAAACCACTATCCCCAAGACCTGGAATGGACGGTGCAAGGACTTCATCCAGACTTGCGATCCGATTATGGTGCCGCCTTCTCCATTGAAGCCAAAGGACAAGAACAACTGGTTATTGTTCAAGAAGTCAAACGGAAAGCCCAAAATTTCGATACAGAAAAAGTCATGGGCGATATTCGTCAGGCCATTTCTGAAATTCATGAAATCCAACCCTATGCGATCGTATTAGCTAAAGCGGGGAATATTCTCAAAACAGCCAGTGGCAAAATTCAACGGCGAGCCTGTCGTAGCAACTTCTTAGAAGGGAACTTAACCGTGGTTGCAGACTGGTGTGAAAATCCCAAATTCTCGATTACCTATCGCAATTTACAAAGTGAAGTAGACTCTCTTGCTTCCGAGCTTCAATCTCAATCTCAATCTTGA